A region of the Salvia splendens isolate huo1 chromosome 11, SspV2, whole genome shotgun sequence genome:
AGAATGACTTTGGTCTGTGGCAGATCAAGATGAAGGCTCTGTTGATCCAGCAAGGGCTCGATGAAGCGATCGAGCCAATTGATCCGaaggggaaagaaaaagaagatctcGATGAGAAGAGCGTGAGGAAGAAGGCTGAGATTGCCAAGAAAGCCCATAGCGCCATTATTCTCAATCTCACGGACAAGGTGTTGCGCGAGGTTGCGAAGGAAACCACGGCGCATGGGGTATGGACGAAGCTCGAAGCgctgtacatgaccaagtcgcTTGCTAATCGCCTATACATGAAGCAGCGCCTCTTTTCATACAAGATTCTTGAAGACCGACCCTTCGCAGAGCAGATTGATGATTTCAGCAAGAATCTGGAtgatttggagaatgtagatggccccatgaagaatgaagacaaggccatctTGCTCTTGAATGCTCTTCCCAAAACATTCCAGCATCTTAAAGATGCAATGCTGTTTGGCCGGAATGCAGAATCTGGCATCACATATGAAGAAGTTCAGTGTGCTCTTCGATCAAAGGAGCTGGAAAAGAACTCTTCGACGACAAATGAAGGAAGTGGCAGTCAAGCCTTGAATGTAAAGGCtttcaaaggcaagaaaaagaaattcaatcagAATCAAAAGCCTAAGTATCAGAAGCAAAATGAGGAGAAGCGAAGCTGTCATTActgcaagaaacctgggcatCTCAAAAGGGATTGCTACTCGTGGATAAGGAAGCAAAACGAAGAGAAGGCTACCCAAAATCAGGCTGATCTTGCAGAAGACACAGATCCACCCCAGATCATGAATGTGGTGAGTGGTGGGATAGAGAgttcttggataatggactccgggtgcagcttccatatttgTTCCAACAAAGCTTGGTTTGAAAACTTTTCTGAGGCAACCGGGTCAGTAAtgttggggaatgatcagaTGTGCTACATCAAAGGCATTGGAGATATCAGATTGAGAGCTCATGATGGATCAACAAAACTGCTTACTCAAGTCAGGTACATTCCtgagattaagaggaatttgatttCACTTGGCATGCTTGAATCTAGAGGTTTCAGGTTTTCTTCTGAGAAAGGCTATATGAATGTCTCACTTAATGGAAAAATCTTGCTGATTGCTGAGAGAAGAAACAGTTTATACTATCTAGTAGCAGAAACTGTTGTTGCTTCAGTGAATCTTGCAGAGGACTCTGATATGAGTCTGTGGCACAAGAGGCTCGGCCATCTTGGAGAAAGTGGGATGAGAGAACTGATCCAGAAAGGGGTCATTCCGGCTGGAAGTGATCAGAGGTTCAAGGAATGTGAACACTGTGCTCTGGGAAAGAGCAAGAAGCTACCATACAAGGCTGGTAAACACACCTCCAAATTACCTCTTGACTATGCGCATTGTGATTTATGGGGTCCAGCTCAGCCTGCTTCTAtgggaggaggcaggtatttcatGTCGATAATAGATGATTATAGCAGAAAAGTCTGGATATACATCCTAAAGCAGAAGTCACaagcatttgaaaaattcagagAATGGTGCACAGAGATGAAGCTGAAGAAATCCACCACTCTCAAGTGCTTGAGGACTGATAACGGGCTGGAGTTCTTATCTGAAGATTTTGAGTCTTTCTGCAAATCAAATGGGATACAAAGGCATAGGACAGTCCCGGCTAATCCGCAACAAAACGGagttgctgaaagaatgaaCCGAACACTCCTCGATAGAGTCAGATGCATGCTTTTATCATCAGGCTTGCCAAAGATGTTCTGGGGGGAGGCAGTGTGTACTGCTGCGGTGCTAATTAACAGTTCTCCATCATCAGCTATAGGAAATGAAATCCCAGATGTCAGATGGTATGGTGGAGATAGAGAGTACAATCAGTTCAAGGTGTTCGGTTGTAGAGCATATGCCCACTGCAAGCAGGGAAAGCTTGATGCAAGGGCTCAGAAATGTGTGATGGTTGGGTACCAACATGGAGTAAAAGGGTACAGGTTGTGGTGCACTGAAGAGGGGAACAAGAAGATAATTGTGAGCCGAGATGTGGTCTTCCATGAGCATCATATGCCATTCTTGAAGACTGAGGatcagatgggtgaaagagtaTCTATTGATCAAGAAGTTCAGCATGGCCAGCCACCACCTAGTGATCCAGATGATCAGAATGGAGGTGGAGCTTCAAGTTCCCATAAAGCTTCAAGTCCACAGCAACCCCAGCAACGAGATCAGATTGATGATGATCAGAGATCACATATTATAGCCAGGGACAGAAACAGAAGAGAGATCAGAAAGCCAGCCAGGTTCAGTGATTATGAGATGAGTTTTTTTGCTCTCTGTGTTGCTGAGGTATTGGAGTGCTTAGAGCCATCCACCTATGCTGAAGCTATGTCGAGTAAGGAAAAGGAGAAATGGCTTGcagctatgagagaagagatcCAGTCACTACTCAAAAAccatacttggattttggtgaagaaTCCAGGGACCCAAAAGCTTATTagctgcaaatggatcttcaagatGAAGATTGAAGTTGGTGAAGTTGAGAGTGTCAGATTTAAGGCACGGCTtgttgctagaggattcactcaagaagaggggattgattataatgatgtgttcTCTCCGGTTGTAAAACACAGTTCCATCAGGATATTGCTTGCTCTTGTTGCAAAGTATGATTGGGAGTTACACCAACTCgatgtcaagacagccttcttgcatggtgaacttgaagaaacaatatatatgcatcaaCCCGAGGGGTTCATGGAGGCTGGGAATGAAGACAAAGTGTGTTTGCTCAAGAGAagtttgtatggattgaagcaaagtagtaggcagTGGTATCTCAAGTTTGATGAGCATATGATGAGTATTGGTTTCAGAAAATCGCAGTATGATAGCTGTGTTTACATCAGAGAAAGGAATGGTGTACCAATTGCTTTTCTActtttgtatgttgatgatatgcttgtggcagGAGCAGATCTGGGAGTGATTGAGAGAATCAAGGCTGAACTGGAAtccaagtttgaaatgaaggatcttggaaatGCAAGGAGAATCCTTGGCATGGATATACTGAGGGATAGGCCAAAGAGAGAGCTCAGGTTGTTGCAGAGGAATTACATCCAgagagttttgaagaaatttcAGGCTGATGACTTCAAACCTGTCTCTACACCATTGGCTGCTCACTTTAAGTTGAGCATGGATCAGAAACCAAAGAATGACTCAGAGAGGAAAGAGCTGAGCAAGATACCTTATGCAAACATCATAGGAAGCATAATGTACACAATGCTATGcacaagaccagatttggctcagGCTATAAGTGTTACTAGCCGATTTATGTCAGACCATGGGAGAGAGCATTGGATAGCATTGAAGTGGTTGCTCAGATACTTGAAGGGTGCTTCAGATTATGGTCTGTTGTACAAGGCAGATTGTAAGGATCAAGGTGGAGCACTGGTGGGGTTTTGCGATTCTGATTATGCATCAAATAGAGATAATAGGAGATCTCAaactggatatgtgttcaccctaAATGGCACTGCTATAAGCTGGAAATCTGGATTACAACATGTGGTTGCTTTATCTACTACGGAAGCTGAGTACATGGCAATGACAGAGGCTGTGAAAGAAGCAATATGGCTGAAGGGAATCCTAGAAGATTTTGGGGAGAAGCAAGACACAGTGGAGATAAACTGTGACAGCAGCAGCGCCTTATGCCTTGCCAAACACCAAGTGTTTCACGAAAGAagtaagcacatagatgtgcggaTGCACTTCATAAGGGATGAAATACAGAGAGGTGAAGTCAAGATGGTGAAAATATCTACTGAGCATAATGCGGCTGATATGTTGACAAAGCCGTTGCCAGCCATGAAGTTTAAATACTGCTTGGGGCTGGTGGGACTTGTGGAGTGATGAGTTTGAGGTTTTGTCAGAGGATTATGATTCATTGTTGATTCTGAGAttaaggtggagtttgttggagtataatctcacaatcaccgttggatgcagcaagctaaaatcaatgtcattctcaacagctgcagatttgttagaggttgagctcgttcaagattttattgagctcggcattttattgagctcggcatcatgcagcacttcggcatgttgATGCAAACCAAGAAACGGGAAGTAGCCGTTGGAACAGTTATAACTGGTTTGTTAACTAACATCTCAAGAGAGCCGTTGGAGGATGAAGGGACTGATATAAAGCAGACGAAGGCTGCATCTGGAAAAGTTAATCAGCTACTTcgatattcaagaaaagagtctccaaactatcacttgattagttcttggtttagaattagattagaggtgttgagttcttggagagagttcttgagtaattgtaaatctctgcatatttctcaatatactgaatcatattgcctttggccgtggacgtagatcttacgatcgaaccacgtaaaactctagtgttctttctttttccGCATGGTTGTTGTTATCATCGATCTTTTGCATACTTTCATaacaattttattaatttatttatcgatCGCCATATCCCGCCATACtgatacgccatatccctgtggcggtttttggGCTCACCGCCGTAAGCCGCCATACGCCATCCATAACATTGTAAAATACTTAGTATACAGATTTCTGgcctaaaaattcaaaaaaaggaAGGATATTTGATTTAAGTCATTGTAGGATTTGTGATGGCCATCTTTTCCAACTGTAGAAATTGTGAAGGATTCTACTGATTGTAAGATATGTGAGTGGATGAAGCCTGTGAAAAAAGTCTGATAGTATATAAATGACAGAATTAGCAATAATTCTTTTCAAAGTGTAGAAAATTGTGAAGGACTCTACTAATTGTTAGATATGTGAGTGGATGAAGTATGTGAAAAAAAATCtgatagtataaaataattatatgtgACGGAATTAGCAATAATTCAGAATTCAAGCTTTACATTTGTGACTTTTTTAGATTTGGAATGTTCTTGGAACATTACGTACTTTTTTCTTGTGCCAGGTATGGGTTCTATGATGAGTGCTTGAGAAAGTACGGCAATGCCAATGTATGGAAGTCTTTCACTGATCTATTTGATTATTTGCCGTTGACAGCACTTATCGAAAGTCAGGTTTGGCCAACCAAAAAAACACACCTCTGTATTGACTATATCGTGTTTACTGTAAGTTTGTATCTGATGCTTTTTGGTCTTATTGTAGGTCTTTTGTTTGCATGGAGGTCTTTCACCATCACTGGATACCTTGGATAACATTCGAGCTTTAGACCGCATACAGGAGGTGcaaatgagtttttttttccttccttttttttgttttctaaatCAACGAATGCAAAAGCTTTCAAATGTCTCCTTTTTTTGACCTTGctctttttgttttattactattattttttcaatgtggGTACTATTCTCCAATTTCATAATCATTTGAGTGCAACAGCTCCCATAATCTGATTTGTGTGCTAGTCTCCAAATTTATTATGAGGCTGATGATTggtaaaaatatttcaaaacttAGCAAAATGGAAATTTTGCTTCTTTTCTTGCAATGAACAAAAGGTGGTAGCCTtcctaaattttttttcttcgtattaaactattattattttgttatctaGCTAAATGTATTTCATCAATGTCGTTCCTAGGTTCCACATGAAGGACCAATGTGCGACCTTTTATGGTCTGATCCAGATGATCGCTGCGGATGGGGCATATCACCACGTGGGGCTGGCTACACCTTTGGACAGGATATAGCTGCTCAGTTCAACCACACGAATGGCCTCACCCTAATTTCAAGGGCCCACCAGCTTGTGATGGAGGGTTTCAATTGGTGCCAGGTTGGACTCGGGTCAGAATGATCAATCTCTCACGCAAATCATAAGCCTGAACTTATTTGGTTCCTTTCCATGTCGTAGGAAAAGAATGTGGTGACAGTGTTTAGCGCCCCAAACTACTGCTACCGTTGTGGAAACATGGCTGCAATACTAGAAATCGGGGAGAACATGGAGCAGAACTTCCTTCAGTTTGATCCAGCTCCCCAGCAGATTGAGCCTGACACAACCCGCAAAACTCCAGACTACTTCCTGTGAGCTCCGAGGTCAGTCAATATTACGGTGGATGTGTCTTAAGAGGAAAAAGAAAAGTATTGTTATTCGAGGATTACTGTCGACGGCATTCTTTGTTTGGAGTTAGGACCTGCTCCCGAATTCCCGTTTCGTTCTCTCCGTAACTAACCATGGCAGGGAGAATGTTTTGTATATTTTGCCCCAAATCCAACTCAAAGCTGAAAAGCAATTTATATGGTGTTATGTAATTTAAAAAGGCTTTGATAGGATCCACATTTTTAGAAAGATCACAAATAGCATTGAAAATAAACTCATTGCTTGCCTGGAATTAGTTTGTAGCGAAGACAACAACGATTGGAAATGAGATCCCAGTCGAACTTGAGGAAGGTACGAAATTGAGAGGATTGATGGTGGAATGGGTGCCACAAGAGCTAGTTCTAAGGCATAAGTCAGTTGGGGCGTTTTTCACGCACAGTGGATGGAACTCGACTATTGAAAGTATAGTGATTGGGGTCCCGATGCTTTGCTGGCCTAATTTCGCGGATCAGATGGTGAATAGTAGGTTTGTGAGTGAGGGGTGGAAGATAAGATTGGATTGGATGTGAAAGATACTTGTGATAGGCTGTTGATTGAGAGGATGGTTAGAGAGGTGATGGAAGTTAAGAGAGATGAGTTGTTAGAGAAGGATCTTCACACATCAATTTGAACCGATTGATTCAGTTTTTCAAGTCCACCGCATAATGAACATTTTCTTTATCATCTATGTATTACGATtactttttttgtgtgtgttatTCGTATGTTGCAATGTTGGCTGATTTATTTTGAGTATGCAATCAAATGACTTTGTTTTTGTTAATgatcatttcacacacttctTACTCTATCTAGTTTGTGGACAAACAAACAgaatactactccatccgtccatatgtagtagagacatttcttttaggaacaggatttaagaaaagttgtgtTAATTGAggtaagtaaataaataataaagtagaaaggaaaaaggtagagataataaagtaagagagaataaattaaaagagaagaaaagttgttttttgtcaaaaaagaaacGACTTAGCTAcagtgggacaacccaaaaaggaatgcgACTTAgtcagagggacggagggagtatatgatatgAACTATATTGAACACACGAAAACTTCGTGCTTCTTCTAACTCCGTAGTATAGAAGAAAATTGCGAACAACGGAACAACCATCAACCATTTTATTTAAGTTAgctttaattaataattaatgtaataaattataagCTCAATTTCGAATTTTCTTTATTGGTTCTTTCTCATATCGCAAAGGAAAGTCGAACCAATCCTAGggttttagtattataaatgaaggtcttaatttttattaattttaccaTTCAACTAATAACAAACCAGCTTTCATATTTTCGTTCGACTGCATGTCTGGCTTTTTGGCCCTATTGCATGTGCAAAATTTACCTTACAGTCATCGATCGACATGCAATATGGCCGAAAAGCCAGACATGCAGCCTACATTGCGTCTGGAATAACGATCACCCGAATTGCGCATAACAATAAGGTCGCAATCGCAGCGCACGCCCATGATCCCAAATTTCTGTCTTAATTTTCACTTTGGATTCTAATCTATCCGATAATTTTGaggaatatataattataacatTATTTCTATTTATTACCGATAATAACCTAACTCAATAAGGTCTAACTTGAATCCAatctattaaataaattttcaatCCGAACACAAACCTGACCTACTatcttcaaatccgaacacgacccgcacacAACTCAAACCCGTTAAGAACATGATATAATGATTAAATCTTATGTACGTTAAAACatgatactcccttcgtccttaaaaaaatagactagttttaccatttcAGATAGTCCCGCTATATCAAGTCTACTTATAGAATGTAGACCCCACAATTTACTAACACTCattttactactccctctgtccctgaaaatttgtctcatATTTCCATTTTCACCCGTCcctaaaatttgtcacctttcacttttaccatttttggtaatggaccctacatttcactaactcattcacactcacattttattataaaactaatatataaaagtagcacccacattccactaacttttttcaacccactttctattacatttcttaaaacccgtgccgggtcaaatgatGACGAATTTTggaggacggagggaatactttTTTCTCGCTTCTCTCTTAGTTTatcaattgcacattaaaactcgtgtcgataTTTACaagtttgtatatttttttaagacggatgaagtattatacTATAAATACTCAATCTATACGATTCAAACCTAATATACACGGACTTAATTGTAATgagtcaacccgataaggacacaaaCCTAAGAAGTCGTGTTGACCgaaatccatcaatttcataTGTTCGTGTCGGATTTTTGCATCGTATCAAAATATGGCATCCATCTATTTATATGAACTTCTAGGAAATTAACAATTTAGTACCCAACTTAATTGACCTTTTCGAAATCTAAAAAATATGTTGCATATCACTATCATCTAGCTACCCAAAGATTCGATTTCTGAAATACATGTGATTTCACGAGGAATTTAACAATTGATATCACGCagattatatttaaaaaaagttcattgaaaaacaaattaatgtCACGGAAAAAGGagatattaataaaaacaattattttCACGTTACAGTATAAAATATTGTTGTACATGTAataagactcccataaaattgTGTTTCAGTCTGAAACCCAAATAAGAAATTGAACATGGCGGAAAAAGTGAAAGTGATTTCTTTCATCTCTTGTTTGCGGCACTGATTCAAATTCAATGTCAAGATTAGATCTTAATCCATGGGATATACGAACTATGAAAAG
Encoded here:
- the LOC121755475 gene encoding serine/threonine-protein phosphatase PP2A-2 catalytic subunit-like; this translates as MPGHGNLDRQIEQLMECKPLSEAEVKILCDQARAILVEEWNVQPVKCPVTVCGDIHGQFYDLIELFRIGGDAPDTNYLFMGDYVDRGYYSVETVTLLVALKVRYRDRITILRGNHESRQITQVYGFYDECLRKYGNANVWKSFTDLFDYLPLTALIESQVFCLHGGLSPSLDTLDNIRALDRIQEVPHEGPMCDLLWSDPDDRCGWGISPRGAGYTFGQDIAAQFNHTNGLTLISRAHQLVMEGFNWCQEKNVVTVFSAPNYCYRCGNMAAILEIGENMEQNFLQFDPAPQQIEPDTTRKTPDYFL